A region from the Triticum aestivum cultivar Chinese Spring chromosome 3D, IWGSC CS RefSeq v2.1, whole genome shotgun sequence genome encodes:
- the LOC123079973 gene encoding uncharacterized protein, which translates to MRVFEEDTMNWYSKKIPPFITLLTSEDIYKKDTTNSIAPCCCNYMYLFHIIIVATNKVIDFNEVHKIIMSPLRCAMKYRRTLSFCLWMHEVMMSGYGSVSSDVLRQFPVSLLAPILLRPIVRHMFIYVFDPRV; encoded by the exons ATGAGGGTATTCGAAGAAGACACCATGAATTGGTATTCGAAAAAGATACCACCTTTCATTACATTG CTAACCAGTGAGGATATATATAAAAAGGATACCACCAATAGCATAGCACCCTGCTGCTGTAATTACAT GTACCTGTTTCATATAATTATAGTTGCAACTAATAAGGTCATCGATTTTAACGAGGTCCATAAGATAATAATGTCTCCATTGAGATGTGCAATGAAATATCGAAG GACCCTATCCTTTTGTTTGTGGATGCATGAAGTAATGATGTCTGGCTATGGGAGTGTCTCTTCGGATGTTCTAAGGCAGTTTCCTGTGTCTCTGCTAGCTCCGATTCTATTGCGCCCTATTGTCCGACATATGTTTATTTATGTGTTTGACCCACGTGTTTAG
- the LOC123079974 gene encoding transcription initiation factor TFIID subunit 9-like produces the protein MYSGGVRPSLPSAAAGGASGPDEPRDARVVRELLRSMGLGEGEYEPRVLHQFLDLAYRYVGDVLGDAQVYADHAAKPQLDADDIRLAIQAKVNFSFSQPPPREV, from the coding sequence ATGTACAGCGGCGGCGTGCGGCCATCGCTTCCGTccgcggcggcgggaggagccTCCGGCCCGGACGAGCCTCGCGACGCGCGCGTGGTGCGGGAGCTCCTCCGGTCGATGGGGCTCGGCGAGGGCGAGTACGAGCCGCGGGTCCTGCACCAGTTCCTGGACCTGGCCTACCGCTACGTCGGGGACGTGCTCGGCGACGCCCAGGTCTACGCCGACCACGCAGCCAAGCCCCAGCTCGACGCCGACGACATCCGCCTCGCCATCCAGGCCAAGGTCAACTTCTCCTTCTCCCAGCCGCCGCCCCGCGAGGTATGA